TTTATCGGACTTACACATAGTGTTACTTTGGGTCTTTTTTCCTCAGGGTGATGTACGACATCCAGTACCTGTAAATATAACTCCTTGCTTTTTACGCCGTTGATCGTACATCTGTAAAGGTAGCCCTTTCCGTCAATAAGGTCTATCCTGTCGCCGGTTGTTTTTCTAAGAACGCTGATAATGTATTTATACATGGGTCCTGTAAGAAGGGCCATCCCGTTCTTTATTTTCAGCTTGTCTACAAAAACTCTTCTTATTTCCATATATTACCTTTCAGGAAGTTTATAGAATCTTGATTCGTACAATTTGTGGTATTCTGTCCATTTTTTGTCTGCCATATTTTCTTTCATGTGCTCTTTTACGCCCATAACCTTGGCGTCGAGATCATCAAGGTAGTGTACAATGAGAGCTTCTATTGACATGGGTTTTTTCGGAGAACCCCACTCTTCAACTCCATGATGGCTGATAATGATGTGCGCAAGCATATCCGATATATGCTCCGGAAATTCGTTCACCTCTTTTGCAATTTCTTCAAACATTATGGTACCGAGGGCTATGTGACCCATCAGCCTTCCTCTGTCAGAGTATTGGAAGCCGCCTTTTACGCAAAGTTCTTCGACTTTTCCGATATCATGCAGAAGGCTCCCTGCTATGATGATATCTTTATCCGCACCTGTTATGTCAGCTGCATTTTTACCCATTTGTGCCATTGACAGAGAGTGTTCAAGGAGCCCGCCCAGATAGACATGGTGCACACCTATAGAAGCCGGGAATAAAAAGAATTTTTCCAGGATGTCATTCCTTCTGATGAGTGCAGAGAATAAAGAAGCTATATGGGGTTCTTCTATTTCGTTCAAGAGCTGAAAAAAAACCTTTTTCAAATTGTCAATCCCCGGTTCAGCTTCCGGGAAAAATGCACTCATATCTTCCAGATTGACCACATTGTCAAATCTCCTTATGTCAGATACAGTCAGTTGAGGTTTTTCCTGGTATAAACGCATTTTTGCCTTAACAAAGACAAGATCGTTCTTTTCAAAAAGTTTATTTATGTTATCTACATTCTCCCAGACTTTGCCTTCAATGCTGCCGGTTTTGTCCTTGAGTTCTATACTCATATATTTTGCATTGTTTTTACCTGTAAAAATATTCTTTTTCGAAACGATAAAAAGATCGTTGACATCGATGCCTTCCTTTTTAATATCCTTAACAAATATGTCTTTTCTCACAGGTGTGCCCCAAAGTGTTCATAGCCTTTGATATCAGGCCTTATGACCTTTCCGTCTTTTAAGATTTTTACACCTTTTCCCTTAGCTACCTCACCTATTGTGGAGATAGGAAAACCCTTCTTTATGATATTCTTGATTGCCTGAAGCTTCTGTGGGGAAAAGGTAAAGAGCAGTTCGTAGTCTTCGCCACCACCCAGTGCAAGACGTTCAAGACCTTTTCTTTTCAGAACATCCGGTATGGGTATGCACTCCAGATTTATTCTTGCAGATTTCCCGCTTTCCTTCATCATCCTTTCCAGGTCGATAACCAACCCGTCGCTTATATCCATCATCGCATTAGTTATATCATTTTTTATCAATTCCTTCCACAGGCCATATGGAGGTTTGGGATTTATGTGTCTATTTATGAATCTGTTTGAACTTTTTGCTTTTATACCTTTTTGCAGGAGGCTCAAACCGTATGCACTTTCACCGAGACTGCCGGTCACCCCTATCAGATCGCCTTCTTTCGCACTGTCTCTGCCGAGATATCTGTTGGTTACAAGTTTCCCTATCATAGAAACATCAATAAAAAAATCGCTCTTTGTTTCTATCGTATCCCCGCCGAGGAGGATTATGTTGAATTCCTTTGCAGTCCTGGCCATGCCATTATAAAGCCTGTTTATCTGTTTGTATGTGATATGTTCCGGGATGCCGATTGTAACGAGAAAATAGAGCGGCTCAGCCCCCATGGAAAGGATATCGGAGACATTTACATATATAGCTTTCTTGCCTAAATAATAGCTGTCTAAAAAGGCAAAATCAAAATGAATATGCTCTGCAAGCCCATCCTGTACAAAAACATAGGAACCCTGTTCCATTTCGGCAACTGCCCCGTCATCGCCGATACCTCTCAATATTTCCTTAGATGATCTTTCAAACCTTTTAAGACGTCTTATAAGTTCATTTTCTTTTATTTCCATATTGCCAACAGAGATGATAATAACGTTAATAGCTGTGCTTTGCAAGTGTTGCTATGAAATGTCTAATTTATCGATCTCTAAAAACCTGATTATTATATCGGTGAGGGCAGTAAAAAACCTTTAAAAACAAAAATTTGTTGTTTTATTACGAGCCTCCTCGTAATTTCACAAAAAAAGCGGGGATTGATTCCCCGCTTTTTTTGTATTTTTCATTGCCTTTTCTTACGTGTGATCACTCCACTTACCAAACTGTTCTCTTAATATCCTGTGAAGGATTTTGCCGGCTGCGCTTCTCGGCATCTCCGAATCTTTTATCAGGATTACATTCTTCGGAACCTTGAATCCGGCGATCTTGCCTTTACAGAAACCGGAAATCTCATCAGGTGTCGCAGTCTGATTTTCATGGAGAACAACTATAGCAGTAACCTGCTCACCCCATTTTTCATGTGGTACGCCGATAACTGCAACGTCTTTTACGGCCGGGTGCCCGCCGACACAGTTTTCAACTTCAGAGGGGAATATGTTTTCACCGCCGGAGATAATCATGTTGGCTTTCCTGTCAACGAGTGTATAGTATCCGTCCTCATCAATGTAAGCCATGTCGCCTGCGCTGAAGTACTCTCCTTTCATCGCCGCCGCAGTTTTTTCAGGGTCTTTCCAGTAACCTTCAAAGAGCATGGAGCTTCTTGAGTAGAGTTCGCCCACCTCATTCGGTTTTGTGACAAGGTTTCCGTCTTCGTCATAAAGTTTCAAAATATCCGTGCCCATAACTTCACGTCCGATGGAGCCGAGTTTCGTCATTTGTTCATGGGGCTTCAATACAGTGACAATACCTGCTTCCGTAGACCCGTATGCTTCATAAAGATTTGAATTCGGAAACATTTTTAGAATTCCGAGCTTTGTATCCCTTCTTGCCGGTGCTGAAGAACAGAGAAGCTTCTTCACACACGTTACATCAAATTTTGCCTTTACTTCATCCGGGAGTGCAAGGAGCATAATGTAATGGGTCGGAACAAGAGAGGTAAAGGTAATCTTGTGTTCTGCAAAGGTTTTCAGGAGGTTTTCAGGATTGAAACTCACCATATTATATGCCATGACAGTACCGCCTACCCAGGTGACAACAAAGGAGTAAAAAAGTGAGTTTACGTGGCAGCAAGGCATTACAAGCAGGTTTGTATCATCAAAATTAAACTGATGGTCATAGACCATAATAAAATACTGGGCAAAGAGGTTGGCATGGCTTTTCATAACGCCCTTTGGCCTTCCTGTTGTTCCGCCCGTATACATAATAACCCAGATATCATCCGCATCAACTGATACCGCAGGCTCTTGCCCGCTTGCCGCTGCAATTACATCCTCATAAGATGCAAAACCGTCGAAGTGGGGATTATCTATTGCAAAAGATATATATTTTTCTACTGTTGGAAGGTTTTTCTTCATCCCGTCTGCCATGGCTATCCATGGGAGTTCAGCTCCGTCTCTGTCTTTCCCGCCCTGCACGATTAAAATCTTTGCCTCACAGTGACCAAGGATATACTCCATTTCCGGTTGTGCGAGCCTGAACATAATCGGTACACAAACAAACCCGCCTTTTGCAGCAGCAGCATATATCTCGAGCCATTCCACACAGTTGTATGCAAGTACTGCAAATCTCTCGCCTTTCTTAAGACCCATATCGGCAAGGGCATTTGCAAGCCTGCATGCCCGGTCATCCCACTGCTTAAAGGTATACGCCTTGTTCATGTCTTTGATGCCAATCTTGTCAGGCCATTTGAAGGCATTTACCCTCAAAACATCCTTTGCCGTCATCCAGTGACCATTGTTCATAATTAACCCTCCTTAAGTATTTTTAAGTCAGCTTTTTTAAATTTATTTTTACTCCACAAGCTCTAAGAAATGATATACCTTTTGAGTCATCTTGTTCCTCAGAGCGTTGTCTATCAAATTGATCATGCAACCGGGGCAGGCAGTAACTACAATATCCGCTCCTGTTGCTTTGATACCGTCCATCTTCTTGTCGGCTATCTTCTTCGTAAGGTCATAGTGATACACGCTGAATGATCCGCCCATGCCGCAGCACATATCCGCATTGGGCATCTCCACATATTTCAGTCCCTTCAATGCCTTCAGGATTGCCCTGGGCTGTTCCTTAATATTCTGATATCTTATAAGGTGGCAGGGATCATGCCATGTGGCTGTTTTGCCTTCAAACTCCTTTCTTAATTTAAAGTCTTCCGGTGGAATCTTCATAACGTCGATGACGAACTCGGTGCTGTCTTTTATCTTCTTTTCAAAGGCTTCATACCGTTTCTGCTGATC
This DNA window, taken from Pseudomonadota bacterium, encodes the following:
- a CDS encoding HD domain-containing protein, whose amino-acid sequence is MRKDIFVKDIKKEGIDVNDLFIVSKKNIFTGKNNAKYMSIELKDKTGSIEGKVWENVDNINKLFEKNDLVFVKAKMRLYQEKPQLTVSDIRRFDNVVNLEDMSAFFPEAEPGIDNLKKVFFQLLNEIEEPHIASLFSALIRRNDILEKFFLFPASIGVHHVYLGGLLEHSLSMAQMGKNAADITGADKDIIIAGSLLHDIGKVEELCVKGGFQYSDRGRLMGHIALGTIMFEEIAKEVNEFPEHISDMLAHIIISHHGVEEWGSPKKPMSIEALIVHYLDDLDAKVMGVKEHMKENMADKKWTEYHKLYESRFYKLPER
- the thiL gene encoding thiamine-phosphate kinase, with protein sequence MEIKENELIRRLKRFERSSKEILRGIGDDGAVAEMEQGSYVFVQDGLAEHIHFDFAFLDSYYLGKKAIYVNVSDILSMGAEPLYFLVTIGIPEHITYKQINRLYNGMARTAKEFNIILLGGDTIETKSDFFIDVSMIGKLVTNRYLGRDSAKEGDLIGVTGSLGESAYGLSLLQKGIKAKSSNRFINRHINPKPPYGLWKELIKNDITNAMMDISDGLVIDLERMMKESGKSARINLECIPIPDVLKRKGLERLALGGGEDYELLFTFSPQKLQAIKNIIKKGFPISTIGEVAKGKGVKILKDGKVIRPDIKGYEHFGAHL
- a CDS encoding AMP-binding protein — translated: MNNGHWMTAKDVLRVNAFKWPDKIGIKDMNKAYTFKQWDDRACRLANALADMGLKKGERFAVLAYNCVEWLEIYAAAAKGGFVCVPIMFRLAQPEMEYILGHCEAKILIVQGGKDRDGAELPWIAMADGMKKNLPTVEKYISFAIDNPHFDGFASYEDVIAAASGQEPAVSVDADDIWVIMYTGGTTGRPKGVMKSHANLFAQYFIMVYDHQFNFDDTNLLVMPCCHVNSLFYSFVVTWVGGTVMAYNMVSFNPENLLKTFAEHKITFTSLVPTHYIMLLALPDEVKAKFDVTCVKKLLCSSAPARRDTKLGILKMFPNSNLYEAYGSTEAGIVTVLKPHEQMTKLGSIGREVMGTDILKLYDEDGNLVTKPNEVGELYSRSSMLFEGYWKDPEKTAAAMKGEYFSAGDMAYIDEDGYYTLVDRKANMIISGGENIFPSEVENCVGGHPAVKDVAVIGVPHEKWGEQVTAIVVLHENQTATPDEISGFCKGKIAGFKVPKNVILIKDSEMPRSAAGKILHRILREQFGKWSDHT